A window of the Pangasianodon hypophthalmus isolate fPanHyp1 chromosome 12, fPanHyp1.pri, whole genome shotgun sequence genome harbors these coding sequences:
- the cd37 gene encoding leukocyte antigen CD37 isoform X1, whose amino-acid sequence MASECCLSVTKYFLFLFNLIFFLLGLSVLGLGFSIIFSESSLLIPDPPYLSKFLYTLLLFISGSVTMLLGFFGSLGALKEIRCMLAVYFIMLTVLLAAQTIVTVLFFTQRSAFENSLESHVTEIIKSFEKNDSSLQHFQKSLEFVQREAQCCGWNGKNDWKEFPCSCLYINATVNATFQSSDICPCPRSSNYTCAVYEKNCREIIKNWLDGNLMIILGVVLALALVEVRVNHQMKSVFLSCILTKAWLSPYSQYVT is encoded by the exons ATGGCATCTGAGTGCTGCCTCAGTGTCACCAAGTACTTCTTGTTTCTCTTCAACCTTATCTTTTTT TTGTTGGGGTTGTCCGTCTTGGGTTTGGGATTCTCGATAATATTTTCAGAGTCAAGTCTTCTAA TACCCGACCCTCCCTACCTATCCAAGTTTCTCTACACCCTTCTGCTGTTCATCAGTGGCTCTGTCACCATGTTATTGGGCTTCTTTGGGAGCCTCGGTGCTCTGAAGGAGATCAGATGCATGCTGGCAGTT tattttatcaTGCTCACCGTGCTTCTTGCAGCTCAGACAATTGTCACAGTTCTGTTCTTCACACAGAGAAGTGCG TTTGAGAATTCTCTGGAAagtcatgttactgagattaTTAAATCATTTGAGAAGAATGATTCAAGTctacaacattttcaaaaatctcTAGAATTCGTTCAACGTGAG GCCCAGTGCTGTGGCTGGAATGGGAAAAATGACTGGAAAGAGTTCCCGTGCTCCTGTCTGTACATAAATGCCACAGTTAATGCCACTTTTCAAAGCTCAGACATCTGTCCCTGTCCACGCTCCTCAAATTACACATGTGCGGTGTATGAAAAG AACTGCAgggaaattattaaaaattggcTTGATGGAAATCTAATGATCATTCTTGGAGTGGTACTTGCTCTAGCTCTTGTAGAGGTGAGAGTTAACCACCAAATGAAAAGTGTCTTTCTTTCATGCATTCTTACAAAAGCTTGGCTCTCTCCATATTCTCAATATGTAACATGA
- the gjz1 gene encoding gap junction beta-3 protein — translation MAAIVTGLIPILRTAVDTTTTYKGRTLWFSFLCIRLVTLFVAEMPWFKLNSDFSCNVTKDSVCTRACFNQHFDKPVVMAWNYIFILLILSVLLMELFTTHIHSVFEKNLGERQESLGELKTASDPGNNIAGIMILDMHRRRNAVFFYLFSVMLRILVEFWFVYVLLYWNLSKLNQGVFVCKSYAIGCPDQECLVSGNAEKCMSIYALVSISVLVIISSCLFCVHLIGHYLCNCCTKESYSV, via the coding sequence ATGGCAGCAATTGTTACTGGTCTGATCCCCATCCTTCGCACTGCAGTGGACACCACCACCACCTACAAAGGGCGCACCTTGTGGTTCAGCTTTCTCTGTATTCGCCTTGTGACACTTTTTGTGGCTGAAATGCCTTGGTTTAAATTGAATTCAGACTTCAGTTGCAATGTCACCAAGGACAGCGTGTGCACTAGAGCCTGCTTCAACCAGCACTTTGACAAGCCTGTGGTAATGGCTTGGAACTATATTTTCATCCTCCTCATTCTGTCGGTCCTGCTCATGGAGCTTTTCACTACCCACATACACTCAGTTTTTGAGAAGAACTTGGGAGAGAGGCAAGAATCTCTGGGTGAGCTGAAAACTGCAAGTGACCCTGGCAATAACATTGCTGGGATAATGATCTTAGACATGCACAGAAGGAGGAATGCTGTGTTTTTCTACCTGTTCAGCGTTATGCTGCGGATTTTGGTTGAGTTTTGGTTTGTGTATGTTCTGCTTTATTGGAACTTGTCTAAACTAAACCAAGGGGTGTTCGTATGTAAGAGTTATGCCATTGGATGTCCAGATCAGGAGTGTTTGGTGAGTGGCAATGCTGAGAAATGCATGTCTATCTATGCTTTAGTGTCCATTTCTGTCCTGGTCATCATCAGCAGTTGTTTGTTCTGTGTCCACTTAATTGGCCACTACCTCTGTAACTGTTGTACCAAAGAATCTTACAGTGTGTAA
- the gall gene encoding galanin peptides-like, whose protein sequence is MQMSYMLFCVSFCVLSPQLSRTHGMTLRGLEKRGWTLNSAGYLLGPYAHRTLTVRHGASVGKRDSTEDSILPTHQPSYRSVTDESYLHALMELFMYLRMKDDKSIEDLISSTFTDDVTR, encoded by the exons ATGCAGATGAGCTATATGCTGttttgtgtctctttctgtgtcctGTCCCCTCAACTGTCAAGGACCCATGGGATGACCCTTAGG GGTCTAGAGAAAAGAGGATGGACACTGAATAGTGCTGGATATCTACTTGGACCTT ATGCACACAGAACTCTTACTGTACGACATGGAGCCAGTGTGGGCAAGCGGGACAGCACGGAGGACTCCATCCTGCCAACACATCAGCCTTCATATA GATCCGTTACAGATGAGTCATATCTGCATGCACTCATGGAATTATTCATGTATCTACGCATGAAAG ATGATAAAAGCATTGAAGACTTGATCAGCTCTACATTTACTGATGACGTGACACGATAG
- the znf646 gene encoding zinc finger protein 646, giving the protein MQQPGKTKGFLCKHCGIACSSMPSLLEHTETCHQSEDDRKFKCDECGRGYRHAGSLANHKKTHDIGSFQCHICARKLSNALALKSHLRIHTSRKKYTCMDCGKGFRLATQLATHQKVHRNREFQGRTKNSELKRNQAGGIYDDEQLQQVDEQDFDMIPELPSDLELDVAPDNGFSNGLMSELIPSSTAEHDTTGDDEDRPFKCDMCEKTYRHHGSLINHKKTHQMGIFECSVCFKQFNNLAALTSHQRIHSKTRGHPSTVSPLTPEAYTDSASEQVSNVLHNGATNIHFCHLCQSAFPNDDEFQNHIMLHNSSSVSFELPASTPEDHPFSYSINQSPDSNPYPSSSDTPPLPPLLDKAVDYDQTQGPMENGHIYVPHPIGDEPTLLDTQGEHLALPSENLNPEPLEQATDDKQDQSGSSDRRFKCHICGKSYRHAGSLINHKRSHQTGIFQCSICRKNYPHLAALRSHLRIHKGRPSMVIPTAEGDWLSSEPLTHENQQGGFPHEGDVSGILGLPQDLGDSVHMNSDEENINDLDGSEFQEQFDSSFSEDRHMDLPQDEALMERHMCADCGKTFTDIAGIKSHTCPLLNQQYQSNSISPDCEMDFKTADYKHAVGDSGEQMAFEGHNGGDITYFHDTMHDQMMSDNEEKLHCKNSDEEDEEDDGEMYQCSVCGNHYTSMRALRSHLRGHTQIHGTPSTSGPSSMSSLEAEKDDEPGQVQQGDCDLIICSTCGESFTKKQDLLAHQLLHSNTEVGHPEEYVTQNQNGLQPKEERESIICGTCGVVCTSVAQLESHNCPGQCDENLEEYDEKTDIVNALGQEPEYLKESPDSGARLYKCDQCGRSYRHAGSLLNHKKSHKTGVFRCFVCQKRFYNLLALKNHQRTHFDVKKHSCTECGKAFKIHKQLLNHQRVHRENKAKIEELNKQIQALMEMSGSVSVSGMQAVNASRKRRGRRRKQKDIPGSEQSSPEKDSHSGDPNDPRPFVCDQCGRSYRHAGSLVNHKNSHKTGEYYCAVCNNTYSNQLAMKNHLRIHFSVKKHCCQDCGKAFRGKKQLLNHTCKHNRKNAALKAKGRGRRRAKDLTCKNCSLVFPTAEQLAGHTCSKEPGPESTPASTNHNHNGDASMVKEERPFKCNICGRSYRHAGSLLNHKNTHKTGHFTCSYCAKPFSNPMALRNHTRIHTQKKKYVCTTCGKAFRLSSILYNHQKIHARGVTHYSCHTCGKRFQGKSGLKRHRCYRNGSSGSPLSQDGGDKCYTCDQCGRSYRHAGSLLNHKKTHSADLLHCSLCLKTFTDHLELQSHSQMARHCCPDCGKTFCEFAHLQSHMEVHSKGLPYYCSVCQQNFPNMASFEQHQEAHHSMQEQSRHQQDIQMSQNLDWDSGLNQQLGLQNLSKMDPEFSQMHEGFSDQEDQQESGEAFDKEEKSHVCEHCGRSYRHAGSLLNHKNSHKTGSFFCSVCQKEFTNLMALKNHRRIHTEPKRYQCLECGKAFRVSTQLICHRRIHTKEKPFSCVLCDKRFSSKSNLRHHQKLHQNAQQTFESSFNMDPNAFMGLGVEPFL; this is encoded by the exons ATGCAACAGCCAGGCAAGACCAAAGGCTTTTTATGCAAGCACTGTGGTATAGCATGTTCCAGCATGCCCAGTCTTTTAGAGCACACAGAAACCTGTCATCAGTCCGAGGATGATCGGAAATTCAAATGTGATGAATGTGGACGGGGATACAGGCACGCTGGTAGTTTGGCGAATCATAAGAAAACTCATGACATTGGCTCTTTCCAGTGTCACATATGTGCTCGGAAGCTATCCAACGCATTGGCTCTCAAAAGTCATTTGCGTATTCACACCTCACGAAAGAAGTATACTTGCATGGACTGTGGTAAAGGCTTTCGCCTCGCAACCCAACTGGCAACTCACCAAAAGGTGCATCGGAATAGAGAGTTTCAGGGAAGAACCAAGAACAGTGAGCTGAAACGTAATCAGGCTGGAGGCATTTATGATGACGAGCAACTACAGCAAGTAGATGAGCAAGATTTCGATATGATCCCAGAACTGCCATCAGACTTAGAGTTGGATGTTGCCCCTGATAATGGCTTCAGCAATGGTTTGATGTCAGAGCTGATTCCAAGCTCTACTGCTGAACATGACACCACTGGTGATGATGAGGACCGGCCATTTAAATGCGACATGTGTGAGAAGACATATAGGCATCATGGAAGCCTGATAAATCACAAGAAAACTCATCAGATGGGCATATTTGAATGTTCGGTCTGTTTCAAACAGTTCAACAATCTTGCTGCCCTTACCAGTCACCAACGAATCCACAGTAAAACTAGAGGTCATCCCAGCACGGTTAGCCCATTGACCCCTGAGGCATACACAGACTCTGCGTCAGAACAGGTGTCAAACGTATTGCACAATGGGGCCACAAATATCCATTTCTGCCATCTTTGTCAATCAGCATTTCCTAACGATGATGAGTTTCAAAATCACATTATGTTGCATAACTCTTCTTCAGTGTCCTTTGAGCTCCCTGCTAGCACACCAGAGGACCATCCTTTTTCATATAGTATTAATCAGTCACCTGACTCTAATCCATATCCATCCTCCAGTGACACTCCACCATTGCCTCCGTTACTCGATAAGGCTGTTGATTATGACCAAACCCAGGGACCAATGGAAAATGGTCATATATATGTACCTCACCCCATTGGTGATGAACCAACTCTTTTAGATACTCAGGGAGAGCATCTGGCCCTGCCTTCAGAAAACCTCAACCCTGAACCTTTGGAGCAAGCTACTGATGATAAACAAGATCAGTCTGGTAGCTCAGACCGCCGttttaaatgtcacatttgTGGCAAGAGCTACCGACATGCAGGTAGCCTCATCAACCACAAGCGCTCCCATCAGACAGGTATTTTCCAGTGCTCTATTTGCCGTAAGAATTACCCACATCTGGCTGCCCTGCGCAGCCACCTTCGCATCCACAAGGGGAGACCTTCTATGGTGATCCCCACTGCTGAAGGTGACTGGCTTTCCTCAGAGCCCCTGACACATGAAAATCAGCAAGGAGGCTTTCCTCATGAAGGTGATGTAAGTGGTATTCTGGGCCTTCCTCAGGATTTGGGAGACTCTGTACACATGAATTCTGATGAGGAGAATATCAACGATCTTGATGGCTCAGAATTCCAAGAACAGTTTGACAGTTCGTTCTCTGAGGACAGACACATGGACCTACCTCAGGATGAAGCCCTCATGGAGAGGCACATGTGTGCAGACTGTGGAAAGACATTTACTGATATTGCAGGGATCAAGTCACACACGTGCCCTCTCTTGAATCAGCAGTATCAGTCAAACAGTATCAGTCCAGACTGTGAAATGGACTTTAAGACTGCAGATTATAAACATGCTGTGGGAGATTCAGGGGAGCAAATGGCTTTTGAGGGACACAATGGTGGTGACATTACTTACTTTCATGACACTATGCATGATCAGATGATGAGTGACAATGAAGAAAAGCTTCACTGCAAAAATAGCGATGAAGAGGACGAGGAGGATGATGGAGAGATgtatcagtgttcagtgtgtgggAACCACTACACCAGCATGCGGGCGCTCAGGAGCCATCTCCGTGGTCACACTCAAATCCATGGAACCCCATCAACATCAGGCCCCTCCTCTATGTCCTCCCTTGAGGCTGAGAAAGATGATGAACCAGGTCAGGTCCAGCAAGGTGACTGTGATCTGATTATCTGTAGCACTTGTGGAGAaagtttcacaaaaaaacagGACCTACTAGCCCATCAGCTTTTACATAGCAATACAGAGGTTGGACACCCAGAAGAATATGTAACACAAAACCAGAATGGGCTCCAACCAAAAGAAGAAAGGGAGAGTATTATCTGTGGGACATGTGGTGTAGTCTGTACCAGTGTTGCTCAACTTGAGAGCCATAATTGCCCTGGACAGTGTGATGAGAATCTTGAGGAGTATGATGAAAAAACAGATATTGTCAATGCTCTCGGACAAGAGCCTGAATATTTGAAGGAGAGTCCTGACAGTGGAGCGAGACTGTACAAATGTGACCAGTGTGGACGTTCATACAGACATGCAGGCTCACTTCTAAATCACAAGAAGTCACACAAAACGGGGGTGTTCCGTTGCTTTGTTTGTCAGAAGCGCTTTTACAACTTGTTGGCCCTTAAGAACCACCAGAGAACACATTTTGATGTTAAGAA GCATAGTTGCACAGAATGTGGGAAAGCTTTCAAAATCCACAAACAACTGCTGAACCATCAGAGAGTTCATCGGGAAAACAAGGCCAAGATTGAGGAACTCAACAAACAGATACAGGCCCTCATGGAGATGAGTGGGAGTGTCTCTGTGAGTGGGATGCAGGCGGTCAATGCCAGCAGAAAAAGACGCGGCCGACGCCGCAAGCAAAAAGACATTCCTGGTAGTGAACAGTCCAGCCCAGAAAAAGACAGCCACTCAGGGGATCCTAATGACCCACGGCCTTTTGTCTGTGACCAGTGTGGGCGAAGTTATCGGCACGCTGGGAGTCTGGTCAACCACAAAAACTCGCATAAGACAGGAGAATATTATTGTGCCGTCTGCAACAATACCTACAGCAACCAGTTAGCGATGAAGAACCATTTACGCATTCACTTCTCAGTCAAAAAACACTGCTGCCAGGACTGTGGAAAGGCATTCCGGGGAAAGAAACAATTACTGAACCATACTTGTAAACACAATCGCAAGAATGCAGCATTGAAAGCAAAGGGTAGAGGTCGGAGACGGGCAAAGGATTTAACATGCAAGAATTGCAGTCTGGTATTTCCCACAGCTGAGCAACTTGCAGGCCACACCTGTAGCAAAGAACCTGGCCCTGAGTCTACCCCTGCAAGTACCAACCATAACCACAATGGAGATGCATCCATGGTAAAAGAGGAAAGGCCTTTTAAGTGCAACATTTGTGGTCGAAGCTACCGTCATGCAGGCAGTCTGTTGAACCATAAGAACACGCACAAAACCGGCCATTTCACCTGCTCCTACTGTGCCAAGCCTTTTTCCAATCCCATGGCATTACGTAATCACACTCGCAtccacacacagaaaaaaaaatatgtctgCACAACCTGTGGCAAAGCTTTCCGTCTCTCTAGCATCCTCTACAACCACCAGAAGATCCATGCCAGAGGAGTTACCCATTATAGCTGCCATACATGTGGGAAGAGGTTTCAGGGAAAATCTGGACTTAAGAGACATCGCTGTTACAGAAATGGCTCATCAGGCTCCCCTCTCAGTCAGGATGGAGGTGACAAGTGTTACAC GTGTGATCAGTGTGGACGCTCCTACAGACACGCTGGATCTCTTCTCAACCATAAAAAGACTCATTCTGCTGACCTGCTCCACTGTAGTCTCTGCCTGAAAACCTTCACTGACCATCTGGAACTCCAGAGCCACTCCCAGATGGCCCGTCACTGCTGCCCTGATTGTGGAAAGACCTTTTGCGAGTTTGCACACCTGCAGAGCCACATGGAGGTTCACAGCAAGGGTCTACCTTATTACTGCAGTGTTTGCCAGCAGAACTTCCCCAACATGGCCAGCTTTGAGCAGCACCAGGAGGCTCACCATAGCATGCAAGAACAGTCCCGTCATCAGCAAGACATTCAGATGTCACAGAATTTGGATTGGGACTCTGGACTTAACCAACAACTGGGGCTCCAAAATCTCTCCAAAATGGATCCAGAGTTTAGCCAAATGCACGAAGGCTTCTCTGACCAGGAAGATCAGCAAGAGAGTGGTGAGGCGTTTGATAAAGAGGAGAAGAGCCATGTGTGTGAGCACTGTGGGCGTTCATATCGGCATGCCGGATCCCTGCTCAACCACAAGAACAGCCACAAAACGGGCTCCTTTTTCTGTTCAGTGTGCCAAAAGGAGTTCACCAACCTGATGGCACTGAAGAACCACAGGCGAATTCACACAGAGCCCAAGCGCTACCAGTGCCTGGAATGCGGCAAGGCATTCCGTGTGTCTACCCAGCTCATCTGCCACAGACGCATCCACACTAAAGAGAAGCCTTTCTCCTGCGTTCTCTGTGATAAGCGCTTCTCCAGCAAGTCCAACCTGCGACACCACCAGAAGTTGCACCAGAATGCCCAGCAGACCTTTGAGTCCTCCTTCAACATGGATCCAAATGCCTTCATGGGACTGGGTGTGGAGCCTTTCCTCTGA
- the cd37 gene encoding leukocyte antigen CD37 isoform X3 has product MASECCLSVTKYFLFLFNLIFFLLGLSVLGLGFSIIFSESSLLIPDPPYLSKFLYTLLLFISGSVTMLLGFFGSLGALKEIRCMLAVYFIMLTVLLAAQTIVTVLFFTQRSAFENSLESHVTEIIKSFEKNDSSLQHFQKSLEFVQREAQCCGWNGKNDWKEFPCSCLYINATVNATFQSSDICPCPRSSNYTCAVYEKICGTILSMCLYNWVSVDYSMTFY; this is encoded by the exons ATGGCATCTGAGTGCTGCCTCAGTGTCACCAAGTACTTCTTGTTTCTCTTCAACCTTATCTTTTTT TTGTTGGGGTTGTCCGTCTTGGGTTTGGGATTCTCGATAATATTTTCAGAGTCAAGTCTTCTAA TACCCGACCCTCCCTACCTATCCAAGTTTCTCTACACCCTTCTGCTGTTCATCAGTGGCTCTGTCACCATGTTATTGGGCTTCTTTGGGAGCCTCGGTGCTCTGAAGGAGATCAGATGCATGCTGGCAGTT tattttatcaTGCTCACCGTGCTTCTTGCAGCTCAGACAATTGTCACAGTTCTGTTCTTCACACAGAGAAGTGCG TTTGAGAATTCTCTGGAAagtcatgttactgagattaTTAAATCATTTGAGAAGAATGATTCAAGTctacaacattttcaaaaatctcTAGAATTCGTTCAACGTGAG GCCCAGTGCTGTGGCTGGAATGGGAAAAATGACTGGAAAGAGTTCCCGTGCTCCTGTCTGTACATAAATGCCACAGTTAATGCCACTTTTCAAAGCTCAGACATCTGTCCCTGTCCACGCTCCTCAAATTACACATGTGCGGTGTATGAAAAG ATATGTGGTACCATCCTTTCGATGTGTCTGTATAACTGGGTTTCCGTGGATTACTCCATGACTTTCTACTAG
- the cd37 gene encoding leukocyte antigen CD37 isoform X2, with the protein MASECCLSVTKYFLFLFNLIFFLLGLSVLGLGFSIIFSESSLLIPDPPYLSKFLYTLLLFISGSVTMLLGFFGSLGALKEIRCMLAVYFIMLTVLLAAQTIVTVLFFTQRSAFENSLESHVTEIIKSFEKNDSSLQHFQKSLEFVQREAQCCGWNGKNDWKEFPCSCLYINATVNATFQSSDICPCPRSSNYTCAVYEKNCREIIKNWLDGNLMIILGVVLALALVEICGTILSMCLYNWVSVDYSMTFY; encoded by the exons ATGGCATCTGAGTGCTGCCTCAGTGTCACCAAGTACTTCTTGTTTCTCTTCAACCTTATCTTTTTT TTGTTGGGGTTGTCCGTCTTGGGTTTGGGATTCTCGATAATATTTTCAGAGTCAAGTCTTCTAA TACCCGACCCTCCCTACCTATCCAAGTTTCTCTACACCCTTCTGCTGTTCATCAGTGGCTCTGTCACCATGTTATTGGGCTTCTTTGGGAGCCTCGGTGCTCTGAAGGAGATCAGATGCATGCTGGCAGTT tattttatcaTGCTCACCGTGCTTCTTGCAGCTCAGACAATTGTCACAGTTCTGTTCTTCACACAGAGAAGTGCG TTTGAGAATTCTCTGGAAagtcatgttactgagattaTTAAATCATTTGAGAAGAATGATTCAAGTctacaacattttcaaaaatctcTAGAATTCGTTCAACGTGAG GCCCAGTGCTGTGGCTGGAATGGGAAAAATGACTGGAAAGAGTTCCCGTGCTCCTGTCTGTACATAAATGCCACAGTTAATGCCACTTTTCAAAGCTCAGACATCTGTCCCTGTCCACGCTCCTCAAATTACACATGTGCGGTGTATGAAAAG AACTGCAgggaaattattaaaaattggcTTGATGGAAATCTAATGATCATTCTTGGAGTGGTACTTGCTCTAGCTCTTGTAGAG ATATGTGGTACCATCCTTTCGATGTGTCTGTATAACTGGGTTTCCGTGGATTACTCCATGACTTTCTACTAG
- the znf668 gene encoding zinc finger protein 668, translating to MMASPQPGSPPTAEQHTPTPETEPSEESENTVEKPIKRRNKGRPSKSQNIFKCSACQETFSSPSALRSHKLSAHGQDKQQPYTCGQCSKTFSSRAQLSKHQRSHSAERPFQCLQCHKAYKTHTELRNHSRSHTGEKPFVCTECGKAFMQAICLRIHMTQHSGERPHSCPHCSKSYPTLSKLKVHQRSHTGEKPYFCAECGKSFADPSVYRKHRRNHQGHRPYSCQQCAKTYTELKDLKNHERSHTGEKPYLCSDCGKAFSRSSSLACHLRIHSQSKPYQCEQCGKGFTQLSSYQSHLRTHSGEKPFLCPQCGKMFSDPSSFRRHQRAHQGFKPYPCDKCTKRFRQPADLAVHQRVHSGQRPYKCQNCDKAFVASWDLRRHMLVHTGLRPFSCTDCGKSFAERSSLNKHRRVHSGERPFKCQMCFKSFVMSSSLRKHERTHLPERPVRQEQAPESEQVFSQNTRPQFSCVHCDMIIFGTWEEVQAHASLHAISPPSDSTNIRIGPFICETCQAEFPQLSELQAHEKVHPKPRPHICDSCGKGFLNKAGLRKHQRIHSNSRPHCCAVCGKSFLFAAYLRKHLRTHRENQSSSPLPQTDATHTQPLPSPSSAASPIKSEPSTISLTVPVIVPATALQTMSGHVYINKEEDI from the coding sequence ATGATGGCCTCCCCTCAGCCAGGCAGCCCACCTACAGCTGAGCAGCATACACCAACTCCTGAGACGGAGCCCAGTGAAGAGAGTGAGAATACAGTTGAGAAACCAattaaaagaagaaacaaaggGAGACCGTCAAAATCTCAGAACATATTTAAATGCTCAGCCTGCCAGGAAACATTTTCCAGCCCCTCTGCTCTACGGAGCCATAAGCTCTCAGCTCACGGTCAAGACAAGCAGCAGCCATACACCTGTGGGCAATGCAGCAAGACCTTCTCCAGCCGTGCTCAACTCTCTAAGCATCAGCGCTCGCATTCGGCTGAGCGTCCATTCCAATGCCTTCAGTGCCATAAAGCATACAAGACCCACACTGAGCTGCGCAATCACAGCCGCTCCCACACTGGAGAAAAACCCTTTGTCTGTACTGAATGTGGCAAGGCATTTATGCAGGCCATCTGCCTGCGCATTCACATGACGCAACACAGTGGCGAGAGGCCTCATTCTTGTCCGCACTGCTCTAAGAGCTATCCTACGCTGTCCAAGCTGAAAGTTCACCAGCGTTcccacacaggagagaagccttATTTCTGTGCAGAATGTGGCAAGAGTTTTGCCGACCCCTCCGTGTACCGCAAGCACCGGCGCAATCACCAAGGTCACCGGCCATATTCCTGCCAACAGTGTGCCAAGACATATACAGAGCTCAAGGATCTGAAGAACCACGAGCGTTCTCATACGGGTGAAAAGCCATACCTTTGCTCGGACTGTGGTAAGGCCTTTTCGCGCTCCTCCTCCTTGGCCTGTCACCTGCGTATTCACTCCCAGAGCAAGCCATACCAGTGTGAGCAATGCGGGAAAGGCTTCACTCAGCTCTCTTCCTACCAGTCCCACCTTCGCACACACTCTGGTGAGAAGCCCTTTCTCTGTCCACAGTGTGGCAAGATGTTCTCAGACCCTTCCAGCTTTCGCCGGCACCAGAGGGCACATCAGGGATTTAAGCCCTACCCTTGTGACAAGTGTACCAAGAGATTTCGACAGCCAGCTGATTTAGCCGTGCATCAACGTGTGCATTCGGGTCAGAGGCCATACAAATGCCAAAATTGCGACAAGGCCTTCGTTGCGTCTTGGGATCTGCGTCGGCACATGCTGGTGCACACCGGGCTTCGACCATTCTCCTGCACCGATTGTGGCAAGTCCTTTGCAGAGCGCTCCAGTCTCAACAAGCACAGGAGGGTGCATTCTGGAGAGCGGCCATTCAAGTGCCAGATGTGTTTCAAGTCATTTGTCATGTCATCTAGTCTGCGCAAGCACGAAAGGACCCATTTACCTGAGAGACCCGTGCGACAAGAACAGGCCCCTGAATCCGAGCAAGTCTTTTCCCAAAACACCAGGCCACAATTCTCTTGTGTTCATTGTGACATGATCATCTTTGGGACATGGGAGGAGGTGCAGGCCCACGCCAGCCTCCATGCAATCTCTCCTCCATCAGATTCCACAAATATTCGCATTGGCCCATTTATTTGCGAGACATGCCAGGCTGAGTTCCCTCAGTTATCTGAACTCCAGGCACATGAGAAGGTACACCCCAAGCCACGGCCACACATATGTGACAGTTGCGGCAAAGGTTTTCTGAACAAAGCTGGATTACGCAAGCATCAGCGCATCCACTCCAACAGCCGCCCACACTGCTGTGCAGTCTGCGGTAAGTCATTCCTGTTTGCTGCTTACCTCCGCAAACATCTGCGTACACACCGCGAGAATCAGTCATCATCTCCCCTGCCACAGACAGACGCAACCCACACACAGCCACTGCCATCCCCATCGAGTGCAGCCTCCCCAATAAAATCGGAGCCCTCTACGATTTCTCTAACTGTGCCTGTCATTGTACCAGCGACAGCGTTACAGACAATGTCAGGCCATGTGTACATAAACAAAGAAGAGGACATTTGA